The genomic window AAACAAAACGAAATATTTGTTTCGTATGCAGAGTCGCCAGCATCTGCAATAGGGAAAGAAAAAGCGTGGGAAATAATCAAAAAGCCTATTAAGCTATGAAATATCGGAATCAATCCTTTATAGGGAGACGTACGAAATAAATACATGCCATGAAGTTCAAAAAGTACCAGGAAGAGGCAAGGACCACAATCCAAAAGTATATAGCCGATGAAAACATGGATAAGGTGATTCCCTTCCTAGGAATTATTGGAGAAGCTGGGTCGGTTCTGAGTGAACTAAAGAAGAAAGTTCGTGATGCCGAAGGTTATCCAGGTTTTGAAGAGAAGTTAAAGGAAGAATTAGGAGATGTTTTGTGGTACATATCCACGATTGCAACTCAACAAGGCCTTGATTTAGAGGAGATTGCTAGGGATAATCTTAAGAAAACCAAGGAAAGGTTTATGGAGCCAGACCCTGAACAGTTTAAAATATACGATGAAGCTTACCCAAAAAAGGAACGGTTCCCACGTGAATTTGAAATTTCATTCGAGCCATTTAAAAAGAATGGGAAAAGCATGCTCCGAATTGTTGATGCAAAAGGAAACCTTGTAGGAGATCCTTTGACTGATAATTCACACAATGATGATGGATACAGGTTTCACGATGTATTTCATTTTGGGTACGTAGCCTTTCTCGGTTGGTCTGCCGTTGTGCGGAAGTTGATGGATTTGAAAAGAAGAAGTGATGATACAACAGATGAAGTGGAGGACGGAGCCAGAGCCGCAATTGTTGAAGAGTTGATCACTCTCTATATCTACAGTCATGCTCAAAACCATGAGTTGTTTAAATACAGCGAGAGGGTTGATACGGAAGTCCTACAAACGATACAGAAATTGGTTAGTGGAATTGAGATCCGTGATTGTACAACTCGTCAATGGGAGACGGCAATTATCAATTCTTACAAGGTTTATCACGAATTGCGAAAAAACAATGGAGGTAGGGTTTTGGTAAGTATCAAGAACAGAAAGTTGATTTATATCGGTAAGAAGTGATGCAAGCTGATACTTTTTCTCCGTCCATCATCATAAAGAAGAACAAACCTAGAAAGTCAGAAGGGTATGATACTTATTGGCGATTTGCTGCTGAGCGATTGGAAATATTCTATCGAAGATTTCATGAATTAGAACCCCCTTGGACCGAAGACCCAATTCTTCGGGTCTACAAGTTCACTAATGTTTACAGAGCAACAGATCGGGTAAGCCAATACCTGATAAGAAATGTTATTGGCCAGGGAAGTAATGAGCCTGGGGAGTTGTTGTTTCGGATATTGCTTTTCAAAATCTTCAACAAGATTGAGACTTGGGAATTTCTTAGAAGCCACTTGAAAGAAATCTCATATGAAACTTACGATTTCAATACTTACGCGTCCTTATTGGATAAGGCCAAATACGTAAACGGTTCAATTTATTCTGCAGCCTACATTATGGCTTCAGGAAAAAGTGCTTTCGGTTTTAAAATGAAGCACCAAAATCATTTGAAACTAATCGAGTTGGTTGTGGATGATAGATTTTCTTCCAAGTTGTTGACCAGTAAAGGAATGGAGGAACAGTATAATTCCCTATTAAGCCTTCCTTCGATTGGAAAGTTCCTTGCCTACCAATATGCTATTGACATCAATTACAGTTCTGTGTCCAATTTCTCCGAAATGGAATTTGTTAAGGCTGGTCCTGGGGCAATTGACGGTATCAGGAAGTGTTTTACGGATTTAGGGGACTACAATGAAGAGGACATTATTAAGTTAATGGCTGACAATCAATTGGCTGAGTTTGATAGGCTTGATTTGAAGTTTGACGGATTATGGGGTAGGCCGTTGCAGTTAATTGACTGCCAAAACCTATTTTGTGAGGTAGATAAGTACTTACGAGTTAGTAATCCAGATTTAATTGGAAGTTCTGGAAGAACAAGGATTAAGCAGAAGTATCGTCCCAGTTCACTCAAAAAAATTCAATTTGAGTTCCCTCCTTCATGGGAGATTGTGCCTGAATAAGTAATAGTTAGATGCCTAGCAACACCCATAATGTATTTATCAGCCATTACGGTCATGACGATAAGCACGTTCAGCGCCTTAAACAACGGTTGATTGCAAACGGACAAAATGTGCGTAATAGTTCTATTGATAGCACTAAACACAAAAATGGTAAGATACCAAGCGACCGTGTGATAGCCCGTTATTTGAGAAGGGGTATATCTTGGGCTAAAACATTTATTTGTCTGATTGGTCCAGAAACTCATAATAGACCTTGGGTCAATTATGAAATCAGGGAAGCTTACCGTCAAGGGAAAACCATAGTAGGTATTTACACACACGGCAGTAATAATTCTGTGGAATTACCTGAGGCATACAAGAAATATGGTGGTAGCCCAATTGGTTGGAATTCGTTGGATAAGTTGGCTGATATAATGCAGGGAAAAGTTGTCGCACCTGAAAACCCTGACGGAACCCCAAGCGGACCGATCCACAATATTGTTCGAATTAAATGCTAGGAAAATGAATGTATTCTCTTATAAGATTGAACATGATTTTGGTTTGGCTCCAAACCCTTTCGGTGGTTACTGCACTTTAGCGGTTTGTAAACCTGCAATCCGAAGACATTCTCATCTTGAAATTGGAGATTGGATTATTGGAACTGGAAGCGTTGCATTAGGTAATATTCATCACTTGATCTATGCTATGAAAGTTGAGGAAAAAATGACCTTGGATGAATATTGGAATGACGATAGATTTGAGTACAAAAAGCCTGTTATCAACGGTACGCTGACCCAGATGTATGGGGATAATTTTTATCACAAGGTCAATGGAGATTGGGTACAAGAGAATTCGGCACATTCACTAGCGAGTGGAGAGCCTAACGTAACGCATTTAGAGAATGATACTGGTGGAGAAAATGTGTTAGTGTCTCAGACCTTCTACTATTTCGGTAACCGGTCTGTGGAAATACCTGAAGAACTTCAAGGAATTTGTAGTGAGGGAAGAAGTTACAAGCGAAATTTTTCTCCTGATCTTATAGTGGCGTTCGTTGATTGGCTTACAGGCAATTTTGATATTGGCATTAGCGGAGATCCAATTAACTGGAAATCGAACAACGATAGTTGGGAGGAGCATTTAAATCTGACGAAACCTGGAAACGATTGATCAAATGGACATTATAAGCTTCTCTGTAGATTGGTCAAAACCAGAAATTAGCTTCGCAACCGATTGGCTAGTTCTTGGGCCATTTTTAATATTGATTGTAGGGCTGGCTTTGTTTCGTTGGTACAGAAGAAAAAATCTCCAGCCCAATTGGCAGACTGAAGAAGTTACAGTTACGGTTAAAACTGGGGTTATTGACTATGAAAATAAGATTGTCAGAAGTTCCGAAAATGTTGAGATTGCCCACAAAATCTACATTGAACTGATAACAAGAAAAGCTGCGCTTCCGTTCGATAAAGACAATGATGTCATTGCCGAGGTTTACAATTCATGGTACAGCCTTTTTCAGGTGGTAAGAAATGAAATCAAAGGATTGCCATCTCAATTCGTTGCCAATTCTGGCGCTTCATCTGAACTTATAACACTAACGGTTGATATCTTGAACAAAGGTCTTCGACCACACTTGACAAAGTACCAAGCTGCGTTTAGAAAATGGTATGATGCCGAAATTGATAAAAAAGAGAATTCGGAGCTCTCTCGTCAGATGGTTCAACGCAACTATCCTGATTATGAAGAACTCATTTCTAATCTTTTAGAGGTAAACAAGACGTTAGAGAAATATTCCAAAGAGTTACTTAGACTGATTAACGGACCGAAGTAGCATGTGTTAAGGATTGTAGCGGATACCCCATAGTGAAGCGAGGGGTATGAGCCCCGCAGGGGAATACTAAAGAGAAATAATGATGAGGTCCTTCCTTCCCTTCGACAGACTCAGGGCAGGCAGTCAGGAAAACAGATGTGTAATGGATTGAATTGAAAAAGGGGTGTTGTATAAAGGAATGAAAACATTACATTTGCACTCCCAAAATTTTGAAGCAGCGAAATGGCTAAGAAAGGAGATAGAATTCAGGTGATCCTTGAGTGTACGGAACACAAGGAGAGTGGTGTAGCTGGAACATCGCGGTACATTACCACGAAGAACAGAAAGAACACCCCAGAGCGTATTGAATTGAAAAAGTACAACCCGATCTTGAAAAAGATGACGGTTCATAAAGAGATAAAGTAATAGGTCATGGCTAAGAAGACAGTAGCAACGCTTAAGACAGGTTCAGGTAAGGATTTCACCAAAGTGATCAAAATGGTGAAGTCGGATAAGACCGGTGGTTACACTTTCCGTCAGGAAGTTGTACATAACGACCACGTGAAGGACTTTTTTGCACAAAAGGACTAAGACGTTACCGCATTGAATGAAAGGCTTCTCTCTAACCTAAGGGAGAAGCCTTTTTTATTTGCGATTGACAATGGGCAATTTTTAATTGACAATTGCTCTGCTTATCAGACTGTAAACAGGACTTTTAAAGGACATTTTTTTGGCCACAGAAACACAGATTTTCACAGATTTCACAGAGATTTTCGGGAAGACCTGTATGTTTTCTTCGTTTCTCCCGAAGGGTTGGGACAAGTTGTGGCTATTTCATGTAAGTTGGCATTGCTGAAAATCATGAACTCATAATTTTTCGTTTCTAATTATTAATTGACAGAAGGTGGCATTGTTCGGATTCTTTTCGAAGGAAAAAAAGGAGAAGCTTGACCAGGGTTTGGAGAAGACGCGCGAGGGCGTGTTCTCGAAACTTACGAAGGCGGTCATCGGAAAATCGAAGGTTGACGATGAGGTGCTCGATAACCTTGAAGAGGTGTTGGTGACGTCTGATGTTGGTGTGGATACCACGCTGAAGATCATCGGGCGCATTGAAGAGCGTGTATCGCGTGATAAATATGTGGGGACGGATCAGTTGAATAAGATCCTTCGTGAGGAGATCGTGGAACTTCTGAGCGAGAACAACAGCGCGGATGTAAGCGGATTGCCGATCGCAGAAGACAAGAAGCCGTATGTAATTATGGTTGTGGGTGTGAACGGAGTGGGTAAGACCACGACCATCGGTAAGTTGGCGCATCAACTGAAGAGTGCGGGAAAGAAGGTGGTTTTGGGGGCTGCAGATACATTCCGTGCTGCTGCGGTTGATCAGTTGATCATTTGGGGGCAACGCGTTGGGGTTCCTGTTGTGAACCAAGGAATGAATGCAGACCCCGCTTCTGTGGCGTTCGATACGTTGCAGTCGGCCGTAGCGCAGAATGCCGATGTGGTGGTTATTGACACGGCAGGGCGCTTGCACAATAAGGTGAACCTGATGAACGAGTTGAGTAAGATCCGTAGAGTGATGGACAAGGTTGTTCCTGGCGCACCGCATGAAATACTATTGGTTTTGGATGCATCGACCGGACAGAACGCGATTGAGCAGGCCAAGCAATTTGTGAAAGCAACTGAAGTGAACGCTTTGGCCTTGACCAAATTGGATGGAACTGCCAAAGGAGGCGTGGTGATCGGTATCTCCGATCAGTTCAAAATTCCTGTGAAATACATTGGTGTGGGCGAAGGTATGGAAGACCTTCAGGTTTTTAACCGCGAAGAATTTGTGGATTCGCTGTTCTTAGGGAAATGATACCAACCCCTCTGCCTTCGGCATCTCCCCAAAGGGGAGAAAGTGACACTTCGAGTAGCGTCTCTGGGTGAGTTTCACTTGTAGGGGAGCCATACGGTGAAATTTTAGGAACACGGTTTCTACTTCGGTTTTACCTGAAGTAAGGAATGCCGTTCTTTGCAGCCCGAATGAGAACACGCACACTCAAAAAGAACAAGATCAACGTCATCACGTTGGGATGCTCCAAGAATCTCTACGATAGTGAGGTTCTGATGGGACAATTGCAAGCGAATGACCTTGAGGCGGAGCACGAAAGCACCAAGGATGATTCGAATATCGTAGTGATCAATACCTGCGGTTTCATTGACAATGCCAAGCAGGAAAGCATTGAGACCATACTTCGTTTTGCCAAGGCAAAGGATGACGGACTTGTGGAAAAGGTATTCGTTACCGGATGTCTTTCTGAACGTTACAAACCAGACTTGGAAAAGGAAATCCCGAATGTGGACGAGTATTTCGGAACGCGTGATCTTCCTCGGCTGCTGAAGGTTCTGGGTGCGGATTACAAGCACGAATTGGTAGGTGAGCGTTTTCTGACCACGCCATCTCATTATGCGTATTTCAAGATCTCGGAAGGTTGCGATAGACCATGTTCTTTCTGCGCCATTCCGCTGATGCGTGGTAAACACGTTTCTACACCTATAGAGGAGTTGGTGGAATCGGCTAAGAAATTGGCGGCCAAAGGTGTGAAGGAGTTGATGTTGATCGCGCAAGACTCTACCTACTACGGAATTGACATTTACGGCAAACGCAGGTTGGCCGACCTTCTCACCGAACTCTGCAAAGTGGAAGGCATTGAGTGGATTCGTCTGCATTATGCGTTCCCAACAGGTTTTCCGGAAGATGTGCTGGACGTAATGGCGCGCGAACCGAAGATCTGCAAGTACTTGGATATGCCGTTGCAGCATATTGCAGACCCGGTGCTGAAATCTATGCGCAGAGGAACTACCAAGGAAAAGACAACCAAGCTTCTGAATCTCATTAAGGAGAAAGTTCCCGGAATTGCGTTGAGAACCACATTGATCGTTGGTTATCCTGGCGAAACCGAAGAGGATTTTGAGGTGTTGCTTGATTGGGTGAAGGCGATGCGTTTCGAGCGGCTTGGTGTTTTCACGTATTCACACGAAGAGAACACGCACGCGTATCTTTTAGAGGACAATATTCCCGAAGAGGAAAAACAAAGACGCGCTGAACTGGTTATGGAAGTGCAGCAGGAGATTTCCCTCGAAAAGAATCAGGAGTTGATTGGTAGAACGCTCAATGTATTGATCGATCGGAAGGAAGGCGAAAACTACGTTGGAAGAACGGAGTACGATTCCGTTGAAGTGGACAACGAAGTTTTGATTCCTGTTGAAGACAATTACCTACGGATCGGTGATTTTGTGAATGTGGAGATCACGGATGCGGAACACTTCGACCTTTTCGGAAAAGTAAAATCATGAAAAGCCACAGAAACGCAGAGCGCACAGAGCATCAACTATCGTCTCTGTGAGAATTCTGTGAAAATCTGTGCATCTGTGGCTATAAAATGTTGTTGTTTAGATGGAAATCTCTACCATTTCGCTGGAGCATACAGAGCGGTTCAACCGACTGATCCTTGATTATGTGAATGGTGCGGAAACGGTGAAGGAATTCTACGGATTCCGTCATTCGTTGGAGAATTACGCCAAGCAAATTGAATCGCGGAAGAATTTTCCGATTGATCGGGAGTTACTGGCAGATGCGCTTCTGAAGCAATACAGAACCATTGGTGGTGCAAAGGATTCGGTGCTTAAGAACATTGAATCGCTACGAAATGAGAACGCGTTTACGGTCACCACGGGCCATCAGCTCAACATCTTTACGGGCCCGCTGTATTTCATCTACAAGATCTTCCACACGATAAAACTGGCAGAGCAGCTTCGCAAAGCATATCCCGAAAATCAGTTTGTTCCTATTTATTGGATGAACTCCGAGGATCATGATCTGGATGAAGTGGGGCATTTCAATCTGTTCGGGAAGAAATACGTTTGGGAAACCGATCAGACAGGCGCCACGGGCAGAATGAACCCAACGAGTTTGGAACAGTTCTGTGATCAGTTGGAAGCGGTCTTTCCGAACAATGAAGAGACAAAACGGCTCATTGAGGTCTTCCGAACGGCTTATTACAAGTTCGATAAACTTTCGGATGCTACGCGATATTTCGTGAATGAGTTTTTCGGTGAGAAAGGTCTGGTGATCATTGATAGTGATGATGCAGAATTGAAACGTCCTTTTTTCGAGTTCTTCAAGAAAGACTTTGAATGCGAGCCGTTTGCATTGGTCCGTTCAACGAACCAACGGCTTGAAGCTTCGGGATATCACGTACAGGTGAACCCGCGCCAAGTGAACTGTTTTTACTTGGCCGATGGTATGCGTAACCGAGTTGTAGAGACCGAATCGGGCTACAAGGTTTTTCAGACGGATATTCGATTTACACGGGAAGAGCTTGAAGCGGAGTTGAAGGAACATCCCGAGAATTTCAGTCCGAATGTGGTGTTGCGGCCGTTGTTTCAAGAGTTCATTCTGCCGAATTTGACGTATGTCGGTGGAGCAGGCGAGTTGTCTTACTGGCTACAGTACAAAGACTATTTCACGCAAATGGGTGTGAGTTTTCCGATGCTTTCATTGCGGAACCATTTCCTTTTGATTGACCACGGTTCTTCCAAGCGGATGACGGAATTGAAGCTGTTGCCCGAAGATCTGTTCCATTCCGTTGATGAGTTGGTGAAAGCACACGTGTTGGAAGTTTCGGATACGGATGTCAACTTAGATTCAGAGTTGGATCTCTTAGCTCAGTTGTACGGGTTATTGAAGGAGAAGGCTGATGATATTGATGCTTCACTGGTCGCTTCTGTCGAGGCGGAACAGACACGCGTTCAGAAAAGTGTTGAGCAATGGGGCGGAAGGTTTGCGCGCGCCTTGAAGCAGCAGAACGAGGTTTCGGTCAATCGCATCCGAAAACTGCATGCACATCTTTTCCCGAACGGATTCCTTCAGGAACGACACATCAATTTTTTGCAACCGTTCTCCAAAAGTGAGTCAATTTTCTGGTCATCCGTTTACGATGCAACAGAACCTTTCAGCACAGAATTTCGTGTGCTGACTTTCGATTGAACCGTAAATCGTTCTTAGAAGATCTTTGGAGTACTTCCAGGTCCCTGCCAGTTGTAGCAGTTTCGGGCGCGCTTACGTGCAATACGCGATTTCTTATTGAAACCGGCACGTGTAAACTCGATGATGAGCGCAACTTCGTGACTACCGGAGGTTGATCCTGCAAGTTTAGATAGCGTCAGGTCGTAGCTGTAACCGACCTGATACATAAAGGTCTTGTCGCGATTGGTGCCGCGCATGCCCACGTTGAACATCAACGCATCGGTGTCGTTCGCTTCAAATCGGAACTCATTTCGGTACCAAACCCCGATCATCAATGGTGCTCGCATGGCATACATACCTACGTTCAGCGTAGAAAGCGTACGCTGATGCTCGTACATGATATTGGGCGAAAGGTAGAACGGATTCTTACTTCTTGGCTTCGAAAGCGAAACCATCATGCTGTAGTGACCTACAAATTTGATCGGTAGTTTTTCGGTTCTGCCGATCAATGATTCGTTTGGTTGGGTAATGTGATGGGCCGCGAAACCAAGCGTGTTGGCGATCACTTTCCGTGTGCGCATTCTTCCACCACCGGGACGAATGTTGAACCGTGCCAGAATACCTGAGTTGAAATCTGGCATTTGTACTTTCAGTTTATCAGGTCGCTGCGCGTTGGTCGGGTTTATATTTCCATAGATCGGGTGCAACTGATCGGAGAAAACAAACGCGTCCCAATTCTTGATCTGCTTGCTCATGTAGGCGGCATCCAAACCAAAGTGGAGGTCAAACATCCGTGGAATGACGATCAATCGGTATGAATACATGATGCTGTACCGTTGCGACTGCAATTGTCCTTCGCCTTCATTTCCAACGGTTGCCAGAAAACCGATACCACCGAATATATTCGG from Flavobacteriales bacterium includes these protein-coding regions:
- a CDS encoding nucleotide pyrophosphohydrolase, translated to MKFKKYQEEARTTIQKYIADENMDKVIPFLGIIGEAGSVLSELKKKVRDAEGYPGFEEKLKEELGDVLWYISTIATQQGLDLEEIARDNLKKTKERFMEPDPEQFKIYDEAYPKKERFPREFEISFEPFKKNGKSMLRIVDAKGNLVGDPLTDNSHNDDGYRFHDVFHFGYVAFLGWSAVVRKLMDLKRRSDDTTDEVEDGARAAIVEELITLYIYSHAQNHELFKYSERVDTEVLQTIQKLVSGIEIRDCTTRQWETAIINSYKVYHELRKNNGGRVLVSIKNRKLIYIGKK
- the rpmG gene encoding 50S ribosomal protein L33; this encodes MAKKGDRIQVILECTEHKESGVAGTSRYITTKNRKNTPERIELKKYNPILKKMTVHKEIK
- the bshC gene encoding bacillithiol biosynthesis cysteine-adding enzyme BshC; this translates as MEISTISLEHTERFNRLILDYVNGAETVKEFYGFRHSLENYAKQIESRKNFPIDRELLADALLKQYRTIGGAKDSVLKNIESLRNENAFTVTTGHQLNIFTGPLYFIYKIFHTIKLAEQLRKAYPENQFVPIYWMNSEDHDLDEVGHFNLFGKKYVWETDQTGATGRMNPTSLEQFCDQLEAVFPNNEETKRLIEVFRTAYYKFDKLSDATRYFVNEFFGEKGLVIIDSDDAELKRPFFEFFKKDFECEPFALVRSTNQRLEASGYHVQVNPRQVNCFYLADGMRNRVVETESGYKVFQTDIRFTREELEAELKEHPENFSPNVVLRPLFQEFILPNLTYVGGAGELSYWLQYKDYFTQMGVSFPMLSLRNHFLLIDHGSSKRMTELKLLPEDLFHSVDELVKAHVLEVSDTDVNLDSELDLLAQLYGLLKEKADDIDASLVASVEAEQTRVQKSVEQWGGRFARALKQQNEVSVNRIRKLHAHLFPNGFLQERHINFLQPFSKSESIFWSSVYDATEPFSTEFRVLTFD
- a CDS encoding type IX secretion system membrane protein PorP/SprF gives rise to the protein MRRLLLSVLLGLSGLSAAHAQDPTFTQFYANRTYINPAYAGADLGVRVNMNYRNLWTAVPGDFSTYCAGVDIGDPNIFGGIGFLATVGNEGEGQLQSQRYSIMYSYRLIVIPRMFDLHFGLDAAYMSKQIKNWDAFVFSDQLHPIYGNINPTNAQRPDKLKVQMPDFNSGILARFNIRPGGGRMRTRKVIANTLGFAAHHITQPNESLIGRTEKLPIKFVGHYSMMVSLSKPRSKNPFYLSPNIMYEHQRTLSTLNVGMYAMRAPLMIGVWYRNEFRFEANDTDALMFNVGMRGTNRDKTFMYQVGYSYDLTLSKLAGSTSGSHEVALIIEFTRAGFNKKSRIARKRARNCYNWQGPGSTPKIF
- the ftsY gene encoding signal recognition particle-docking protein FtsY encodes the protein MALFGFFSKEKKEKLDQGLEKTREGVFSKLTKAVIGKSKVDDEVLDNLEEVLVTSDVGVDTTLKIIGRIEERVSRDKYVGTDQLNKILREEIVELLSENNSADVSGLPIAEDKKPYVIMVVGVNGVGKTTTIGKLAHQLKSAGKKVVLGAADTFRAAAVDQLIIWGQRVGVPVVNQGMNADPASVAFDTLQSAVAQNADVVVIDTAGRLHNKVNLMNELSKIRRVMDKVVPGAPHEILLVLDASTGQNAIEQAKQFVKATEVNALALTKLDGTAKGGVVIGISDQFKIPVKYIGVGEGMEDLQVFNREEFVDSLFLGK
- the rimO gene encoding 30S ribosomal protein S12 methylthiotransferase RimO, which produces MRTRTLKKNKINVITLGCSKNLYDSEVLMGQLQANDLEAEHESTKDDSNIVVINTCGFIDNAKQESIETILRFAKAKDDGLVEKVFVTGCLSERYKPDLEKEIPNVDEYFGTRDLPRLLKVLGADYKHELVGERFLTTPSHYAYFKISEGCDRPCSFCAIPLMRGKHVSTPIEELVESAKKLAAKGVKELMLIAQDSTYYGIDIYGKRRLADLLTELCKVEGIEWIRLHYAFPTGFPEDVLDVMAREPKICKYLDMPLQHIADPVLKSMRRGTTKEKTTKLLNLIKEKVPGIALRTTLIVGYPGETEEDFEVLLDWVKAMRFERLGVFTYSHEENTHAYLLEDNIPEEEKQRRAELVMEVQQEISLEKNQELIGRTLNVLIDRKEGENYVGRTEYDSVEVDNEVLIPVEDNYLRIGDFVNVEITDAEHFDLFGKVKS
- a CDS encoding TIR domain-containing protein, producing the protein MPSNTHNVFISHYGHDDKHVQRLKQRLIANGQNVRNSSIDSTKHKNGKIPSDRVIARYLRRGISWAKTFICLIGPETHNRPWVNYEIREAYRQGKTIVGIYTHGSNNSVELPEAYKKYGGSPIGWNSLDKLADIMQGKVVAPENPDGTPSGPIHNIVRIKC
- a CDS encoding DUF4295 domain-containing protein, translated to MAKKTVATLKTGSGKDFTKVIKMVKSDKTGGYTFRQEVVHNDHVKDFFAQKD